A stretch of the Rosa rugosa chromosome 5, drRosRugo1.1, whole genome shotgun sequence genome encodes the following:
- the LOC133711174 gene encoding probable thimet oligopeptidase — translation MQFIVRLIKTRPPFRPSQNFPPSRLPFGKRPKRNHRQHRLIAVTGAAALLALAVNLGITAFNSHRNNRKKKDLQGSKVRVTLSASEILKLADRVISKSKEVHDAVASVPLDKVTYMNVISPLAELEAQQFPLVQSCLFPKMVSTSDDVRKASAEAERRIDAHVLTCSMREDVYRVVKAFATRGEWVNAEAKHYTQALMRDFERNGLNLTLTKREEMQRVRVQIDELSLRYIQNLQEDCSFLVFTEIELAGVPQEFLKSLDKAENGKLKVTLKSHHVAAVLELCEVGTTRKMVAVEYGKRCGEVNLSILENLVHLRHKFARLLGYSNYADYAVDLRMAKTPAKCITCTSSGNYISIEGTGVGTITCMLKGYERLER, via the exons ATGCAATTTATCGTCCGGCTCATAAAAACTCGCCCTCCTTTTCGCCCCTCACAAAATTTCCCTCCCTCCCGATTGCCGTTTGGTAAGAGACCGAAGCGGAACCACCGCCAGCACCGCCTAATAGCCGTCACCGGAGCCGCCGCTCTCCTCGCTCTCGCCGTCAACCTCGGAATCACCGCCTTCAACTCTCACAGGaacaacagaaagaagaaag ATCTTCAGGGCTCGAAGGTTCGAGTTACTCTATCGGCGTCGGAGATTTTGAAATTGGCCGACCGAGTCATTTCCAAGTCAAAAGAGGTCCACGACGCTGTGGCTTCGGTTCCGCTAGATAAG GTCACGTATATGAATGTTATTTCACCACTAGCTGAATTGGAAGCGCAGCAATTTCCACTTGTACAGTCTTGTTTGTTTCCAAAGATGGTGTCTACTAGTGATGATGTTCGAAAAGCAAGCGCCGAGGCCGAGCGGAGAATTGATGCACATGTTCTCACCTGCAG CATGCGTGAGGATGTGTACCGTGTTGTCAAAGCTTTTGCTACGAGAGGAGAGTGGGTGAATGCTGAAGCAAAGCACTATACTCAAGCCTTG ATGAGAGACTTTGAACGTAATGGGTTGAATCTTACTTTAACTAAGAGAGAGGAGATGCAGCGTGTGAGAGTCCAAATTGATGAGCTAAGCTTGCGCTATATCCAAAATCTACAAGAGGATTGTTCTTTCCTTGTCTTCACTGAGATTGAGTTGGCTGGGGTACCACAAGAGTTTCTCAAG AGCTTAGACAAAGCTGAAAATGGTAAATTGAAGGTGACCCTGAAAAGTCATCATGTGGCGGCAGTACTAGAACTTTGCGAG GTTGGAACAACAAGGAAGATGGTAGCAGTGGAATATGGAAAGAGGTGCGGAGAAGTCAATCTTTCTATCTTAGAAAATTTG GTCCATCTGCGCCATAAGTTTGCTCGGTTACTTGGCTATTCAAACTATGCTGACTATGCTGTTGATCTTAGAATGGCAAAGACGCCCGCAAAG TGTATAACGTGTACCAGCAGTGGAAACTACATCAGTATCGAGGGGACTGGTGTGGGGACCATTACTTGCATGTTAAAGGGTTACGAAAGGCTAGAGAGGTGA